The sequence TGTTGGGGTGAATCGAAAGCAAAAACAAAAAGAAACGGCGCAAGATGCGCATGAAGCAATTCGTCCAACATCTGTCGTAAGAGAACCCAAAACACTAAAATCGGTGTTGTCAAGGGATCAATTTCGATTATACAAATTAATTTGGGAGCGATTTTTAGCTAGCCAGATGGCCGCTGCCATTATGGATACAATGACCGTACATCTATTAAACAATGATGTAGAGTTTAGAGCTACTGGCTCCAAGATTAAGTTTAAAGGATTTATGAAAGTCTATGTTGAAGGAACAGATGATAATAAAAAAGAAGAAGATAAATATTTGCCTACTTTGACAGAAGGAATGAAAGTAAAGGCAAACGACATTAAACCAAATCAGCATTTCACTCAGCCACCACCAAGATATACCGAGGCGAGATTAGTAAAGACGATGGAAGAGCTGGGAATTGGAAGACCTTCAACATATGCTCCTACATTGGATACGATTCAGCGTCGGGGCTATGTGAGCATAGATAATAAACGGTTCATTCCAACCGAATTAGGAACGATTGTTATCGAGTTAGTCGAGGAGTTTTTTCCAAAAATTATTGATGTTGATTTTACGGCCCAAATGGAAAATGATTTAGATGCCATTGAAGATGGAAGAACAGAATGGGTGAAAATCATTGATCAATTCTATCAAGAATTTGAAAAACGCTTGAAAAAAGCTGAGCAAGAAATGGAAAAAGTAGAAATTAAAGATGAACCAGCAGGAATTGAATGTGAGAAATGCGGACATGAAATGGTATATAAAATGGGCAGATATGGTAAGTTTCTTGCATGTTCCAACTTTCCTGAATGTAGAAATACGAAACCGATATTGAAGACAATAGGTGTAACTTGTCCAAAATGTAAAAAGGGAGAAGTCGTTGAACGAAAATCGAAGAAGCGACGAATCTTTTATGGATGTGACCAATTCCCGGATTGTGATTTTCTATCTTGGGATAAACCTATAGCCCGTTCGTGTCCAAAGTGTAACTCCTTATTAGTAGAGAAAAAAGCAAAAAAAGGATCACAAATCCAATGTACAAATTGTGAGTATAAAGAACAACCACAAACATAACTGCTCGTTCCATCGAGCAGTTTTTATTATGACTTTAGACGCTGACCAGTAATTTAGGCTTATAGCCGTTGTGCACACCCGTTGGAGGGGTGATCATGATTGTATAGGAAATTATATCTGTTTCCCCGTGGTGGATAGATTTTTCTGTACTATAGGTAAGTATAAGGCTTTAGGCTTTATCCCGCATGTAAAGTGTTGTAAGACTCCTGCTTCAAGAGCCTTTAGTTGATACAAAGGGTCAAAGTAGGAGAAAACGGCACCTAAATGCCCGATTGGTTCAAGGGCCTTTAGGTCATACCCTTGTGGTACTAAACATTCAGTAGGAGAGGGAAGCAAACTCCTACTGAATGAAGTTTCACTTTATCGTATAAGAAAAACTAGCTTTCGCCATAAAGACTTGACGATAAGCCAAGTTTTTTCTAAAAAACAGCATCGTCGTCTAGCTTAAACACTCAAGTTCAAGCAAACTTTGAACTTCTTATCGGCTCGAGTCTAAAGGAAGGCCGGAAAAGCGGGCTTGCCGCTCAGGCATCGACATGCCCCTGTTTTCTTTATCCCGAATGTACGATTCGTTTAAAAAATGTGCTTATGATTTTGTGTACGGGTGAGAGAAACAGCTTCTTCATTCCCGATTATTTGGTGCGGCAGGACAAGGAAAGCTACGACAGTGACGCATCGCACGCAGAAAAAGCGTTCTTCTTTTTCAAGGACAGAGTTGCTACGACAGCAATACTTCGCGATTTTTCAAGGACAAGGAAAGCTTCTTGAATAAGCCTTACGATTTTTCAAGAAGGAAAAACTTTATCAGCGGCACACCGCCGTTTTTTTAAGGAAGCTTGTGTTTTTTAGCTTTTATTCCACTTTAATTCAGGGCAGAGAGGTTATTGAATGAAGTATTCCTTTATATTTATGGAGGAAGCGAAGCAACTTCGACCTGATCGAAACACACAGAAAGTTTGAAAACTTTAAAAATGGGTATACGTAATTATCATGCTACATTCAAAAAACAATTCTATGTTCATAGTAACAGACCTAAAAGTGTTTTGCTTTTTGATTTAAATTTATGCTTAAAAATGCGAATTTCTAACAATGGATAATGGAACTATTTTAGATAATTGTAGAATATACCTTTTACATTATATCTACGTGAAAAAAGAATAAAGTACAAAAAGTTTTTGTTTTAACGAAAGTATTTATATAGATAAAAAGCTATATTAAGCAACAATTCAATTAGTTTTCAATTATTAAATACAATTTGTTGACTAATTAGTTAGAAACATATATAATTACGCATTGGTAAGGGTATTTACTTGACACTTGTTATGTCTTGTACAGTGAACTTACTTAGTTAAAAATAGCATAGAGTGCTTTTAGTTTTTATAACTTGACTTCCAGGAGCGATAATCAATGAACCTCTGCGTCTATACGTTTGATTTTTCACAAGCATAAGCAGATAGAAGAAAGCAAGCAAAAAACATAGAAAGTGAAGCTGATTCTGAATTTTGTTACAATTTAGTTAAATTTATTGCGAAACAATATGTTCTATGTTATGCTGTAGTCGCTGCTTAATGGGGTGAAAATTTGAATAATTTCAGGAACTATTGGCAATCCTTTAAGGAGTACTTACAAATAGAAAAAAATGCTTCACCATATACTGTTAAATATTATCTGAATGATCTGGAATTGTTTTTTGACTTCTTGGCTTCGGAAGCTGTGAATGATCTTCGTGAAGTAGATGAGCGAGTGGTACGTATATTTCTTAATGCGATGTACAATCGAAAGCTCAGCAGAAGATCTGTTTCTAGGAAAATTTCTGCACTAAGAACCTTTTTTAAATTTTTGGAACGAGAAGAGATAGTAATAGGCAATCCATTTACATTGATTCGGTTACCAAAAACAGAAAGCCATATACCGGGATTTTTGTATGCTGAAGAGCTGGAAAAACTATTTGAAGTCAACGATTTAACAGATCCATTAGGTCAACGGGATCAAGCAATATTGGAATTGCTTTATGCAACGGGAATGCGTGTTAGTGAATGTCAGCAATTAGTTCTTGATAACATCGATTTCACGATTGGTACCGTGTTTGTAATAGGAAAAGGCAGAAAAGAGCGCTACATCCCGTACGGTAAATTTGCAGAAATTGCTTTGGAAACGTACATACAGGATGGTAGACAGTTGTTGTTAGCTAAAGCAAAACAGCAAACTAATGCATTATTCCTGAATCATCGCGGGTCTCCATTGACAGACAGAGGAATCAGAGATGTATTAAACAGAGTAGTAAAAAAAGCGGCTTTAACTGTGAATGTACATCCGCATAAATTACGCCATACATTTGCTACACATCTCTTAAATGAAGGTGCTGATTTACGCAGTGTTCAAGAGTTATTAGGTCACGAAAATTTGTCAACAACACAAATATATACTCATGTGACGAAAGATCATTTGCGGCGCGTCTATATGAAAAGTCATCCAAGAGCAAATGATTAATTTTAATTGAAGAGGTGAGAGGCGTGACGAATGGTTTTCATGCCACAACAATATTTGCCATTAAGCACAATGGCCAATGTGCCATGAGTGGTGATGGTCAAGTAACAATGGGAAATGCGGTTGTCATGAAGCATAAAGCGAAAAAAGTCCGAAAATTATTTAAGGGGCAAGTGTTAGCAGGATTTGCTGGATCTGTTGCAGATGCATTTACACTTTTTGAGAAGTTTGAAGGGAAATTGGAGACATATAACGGCAATCTTGCGAGAGCCGCTGTAGAACTTGCAAAAGAGTGGCGCAGTGATAAAGTTTTAAGAAAACTGGAAGCTATGTTGATAGTCATGAATAGAGAGAATATGTTTTTAGTTTCTGGTACTGGTGAAGTGATTGAACCTGATGATGGAATTTTAGCAATCGGCTCCGGAGGAAATTATGCACTTAGCGCAGGCCGAGCATTGGTTAGATATTCAACGGAGTTAACAGCTAAAGAGATCGCACAAGCTGCCTTAAATATTGCCGGAGAAATATGTGTGTATACGAACAATCACATTACACTCGAGGTGCTTGATTAAAGGAGGCCTTTTGGAAGTATGGGAATTGACTACACACCGAAACAAATTGTGGAACAATTGGATAAATACATTATTGGGCAAAAAAGTGCTAAACGCTCGGTAGCTGTAGCACTGAGAAACAGATACAGGAGAATGCAGCTTGAAGACAGCCTAAAAGATGAAATTGTTCCCAAGAATATATTGATGATCGGTCCGACTGGTGTAGGGAAAACAGAAATAGCTAGAAGATTAGCTAAGATGGTAGGAGCACCATTTGTAAAAGTAGAGGCGACTAAATTTACTGAGGTAGGTTATGTTGGCCGAGATGTCGAATCCATGATTCGTGACTTAGTAGAAATGTCTGTACGTATGGTCAAAGAAGAAAAAATGAAAAAAGTTTTAGATAAAGCAGAAAAGGAAGCAAATAAGCAATTAGTTAAACTTTTAGTTCCACAGGCAAAAACAGAAAACCAGACGAAAAACCCGTTTGAAATGTTATTTTCTTCACAGTCAACGAATAACGAGGATGATGATAAGTCATCTGCAAAAAATGAAGAAATTCGTAATAAGCGAAAGCGGGTAGAGCATCAATTAGCTTTAGGAGAATTAGAGGATCATCTTGTATCTGTGGAAATAGAAGAACAGGCTCCATCTATGTTCGATATGTTACAAGGCTCCGGTATGGAGCAGATGGGCATGAACATGCAGGATGCATTAAGTCAGTTTATGCCAAAAAGAAAAAAGAAACGCAAATTACCAGTATCGGAAGCAAGAAAAGTATTAACTCAACAGGAAGCTGCTAAGCTTGTTGATATGGAAGAAGCCGTTCAGGAGGCTATTCAACGAGCAGAACAGGCTGGTATTGTATTTATTGATGAAATTGATAAAGTAGCAGGCAAGCAAGAACAATCTGCTAATGTATCAAGAGAAGGGGTTCAACGTGACATTTTACCGATCATTGAAGGTTCTACTGTTGTTACAAAGCATGGTCCAGTAAAAACAGATCATATATTATTTATTGCAGCCGGTGCTTTTCATATGTCGAAACCTTCTGATCTGATTCCTGAACTCCAAGGAAGATTCCCGATTCGTGTTGAATTGGAAAAGCTCTCTACAGAGGATTTCAAACGTATCCTCAAAGAGCCATCTAACGCTCTATTAAAGCAATATACAGCTTTGTTACAAACAGAAGGTATAAATATAGTTTTTACAGACGAAGCTGTAGATAGACTAGCTGAAATAGCTTATGAAGTAAATCAAGAAATGGATAATATAGGAGCTAGAAGACTCCATACTATTTTAGAAAAATTGCTGGAGGATCTTTCCTTTGAAGCACCAGAAATTAATATGGATACCATTGAAATTACTCCAGCTTACGTTGACGAAAAACTCAGGGCTATCGCTAAAAATAAAGATTTAAGCCAATATATACTATAAACTAAAGATCGAATGGAGGATCATTATGGAACTATTAAATCGTGCAAGAAAAATTAACGCAATGCTACAAAAATTCGGAGGAAAATCAGTTGACTTTAATGATATGTCTGCATCTTTACGTGATGTAATTAAAGGGAATGTATATATTTTAAGCAGACGTGGAAAGCTTTTGGGCTTTGCTATCAATCAAGAAATTGAAAATGAAAGAATGAAAACGATGCTAGAGGAACGTCAATTTCCTCAAGAATATACAGAAGGTTTATACAATATTCATGAAACAACAGCTAATTTAGGTATTGATAGCCCACATACTGTTTTTCCAGTAGAAAATCGTGACTTATTCCAAAACGCTTTAACAACGATTGTACCAATTATTGGTGGAGGAGAAAGATTAGGAACATTAATCCTTGGTCGTCTAAATGGAGAATTTAACGAAGATGATTTATTATTGGCTGAATATGGTGCAACAGTAGTAGGAATGGAAATCCTTCATGAAAAATCTCAAGAGATTGAAATGGAAGCAAGAAGTAAAGCTGTTGTACAAATGGCAATTAGCTCTTTATCATATAGTGAATTAGAAGCAATTGACCATATTTTTGAAGAACTTGATGGTAGTGAAGGATTACTTGTAGCAAGTAAAATTGCTGATCGAGTTGGAATTACAAGATCAGTCATTGTTAATGCGTTAAGAAAGTTAGAAAGTGCTGGTGTTATTGAGTCTCGTTCATTAGGAATGAAAGGAACATACATCAAAGTACTAAATCACAACTTCCTTGTAGAATTAGAAAAATTACGTTCAAGATAAGATTGTAAAGCCAGAGCATGTTGCTCTGGTTTTATAATTGATAAAGAGATCCTAAAAGTTAAAGCTTAGTGTGGTGACATGAGACTCCCATTTCAAGAGTTATAGAGAGAACGAAAAAAGTTGAAGTGGGAGGATAATAATACCTAAATGCCTAATTTTTCCGGAAAGGGAATTTCCTTCTTTATATACAGAGAATTTTTTAAAGGCAGTATATAGTAATAAAACAATGCTGGAAGTTCCGTGTGTTTAATCACGCTAATTTTTCTTCTTATGAAGCCGGTTAATAAGCGTATTCCGATGGATAAATAGCTGTTTGGCTGCATGTACTATATTCATATTGCAATCATAATAAATAATAAATCACGCCTTGATTCCTCATATGATTCATCCATGATCCATTTTGCCAAACGTTTTTTTATATAGCTGAGAAATGTTGTATCAATCCGTTCTGGAAAAATTGCTAGTAAGTAGGCCATGAATAGAAATCAAAAATTTCCGATTGTAATTTATGCTTTTTGACAAAACTCAGTAAATGTTCGGCTTTATGATAGGATGTGTTTACCTGTAAAAGAGAATCACAAATGGTACCGCTAATGCTGAGTGATTGAAGATTATCTAATCGATAGCATACATACTATTAGAAAGGCAGCTGACTTATGCCTAAAGCATTCCATAGCCTGATATTCATCTTCTAAATTTAAAATGGCCTTTGGAATAAATAATTTTTTACCATTAAACACATTGATCATTGGATGATTTTATAAATATGCCACGCGACCTCATTGAAAGACCAAAGAATTATTTTGGTTGCTGCAATAAGACATTGACATGCAGTAAAATCATGATGATGCAATAATGTTTTGTTCGCTCATTCATATAGAGATGTTGACAATACTGTTTAACTCGTATTGGATCAGCAAATTTACTTAATAGCAATAGTTTATAAATGATTCAAGGATGTTTTTTCTAATTCATCCACTTGTTTAATAACTGCTTCTTTCCACATTAATTCAATATCCTTCTTGACTAATTTTGCATATGGCATTATTTTTTAGGGGTATCGATAATCCCTAATACAACTTTTGTTTGATTAGGGAACAGCTACTTCAGGGAGAACGTTTTTCTCATTGTGAATATCTTTCTCTTCATAGATGACAAAATCATTTTTTAACAATACGTCTTTTGACGGACGATGAGAAGCCCCTACACGTCTATAATTAGAAGCGGCAATAAATTTGCCACATCAGTTAAACGATACTGAAAATGACAGTACTTCTGTAATCGCTTTCATATCATTTTGTGCATCTTGCACGAAATCTTCCACCTGCTTCCCTCCTTAAATTCATAACTCCTATTACTTTATTTTATCACGCTATATTTTTAAATAATTAAACATTAAATTTGTTTATTCTAACTGGAGATTTTTTTGATATGACATATAAAATGGAATTTGAATGACTCATTCAAGGGATGATCTGGTGAGTAAAAGTAGATATCATCATGGTTAAGGGTGGTGTAATGGGTTCAAGTATTGCTAATAATCTCCTTAACGATGGAAAAAATTATTGTATTTGAAAAAGATCCAATCTATGAATTTTTTTCTACAGCAACAAGCGCGGGTGGTATTAGACAATTATTTCCAACAGTTGTGAATATCGAAATGGGGGAAACTTAGGATTCAAACATACCGGACATTTCCAGAAGATATGGCAATTTGCTTTGTATCTATTTCTTGCTAAAAATGATGATAATCGTTTCTCCTTCATGACGGAAATAAACGCTTGTTGGATCAATTGTAAGAGGAAATGTTTACATAGTGGTTTAGCAATATTAAACTGAATAATTTGCCGCTTAAACAGGATTACTGGAATAGGAAAACCTAATTTTTACTTAAATGCAGTGCCCAAGCTCCAGTACAAGTCCTAACAATCGGAGCATGATGATAGGCATCGTGCACAGAAAAAGCGATCTTCTTTTTCTGGAGTAAGAAAAACCTCCATGCAATACATTGCGACTTAGCCGATCAAAAGCTATTTAGCTTCTACTCGAACACGCACTTATCAGTAATAAAGGTAAGCATTCTAATAATGGTCTTAGGTTTGTAAAGCATTGTTTTTTCAGTATATACAGGGCTTTAACACCGATTATCTAAATCAATCTTGCTATGATTCGAAAGTCCTTTTACCTTTATGAAATTAGGTGATTTCTCACATATCTTATTATTCGTGAAGAAAAAGGTGATTGTTGTTCACTAGTCTTATTTCAAAAACTATTCCATCTCCTCTATAAACAGTAAAATCAATGAATGGACAACCAATTTCTATGTTAGGAAGCAGTCGAAAGTAAAAAAATAGCTCACTTTTCATCTTAAAATAAAAGACAAATTATAAAATAAGACGTAGTATATGAGTAAATCAGGACTTTTTTTGCATGGCATAAGAACTATAAATAAATATAAAAATCTGTATTTTCCTAAAATTCGACAACTAAATGTAACAAAATAGGATGTAACAAAATAAAAATGTATTAAAATAGTAATTCTGGGCATGGTTGTAGTAAAAAATAACTAGTAAAAAATGACTATCTTTTGTTTTTTTGAAGAAAAATGTCGGAAACCGATAGACTTTAGTGGAAATATGACTTAAACTATTCGTAGATAAAAATGATACTTTATAACTGTTCAGAAAAATAGTGTTAGTACTTTTTTAGGAGTGGATAATATGAATTTGTTTGGTGGAACAATTCAATCATTGGAAAATTCAATGAATTATGCTTCCGCAAAAAACCGAGCTATTTCTACAAATATAGCAAATTTGGATACGCCAAACTACAAAGCAAAAGATGTACAATTTAAGAATGTTTTAGCAAATGAATTAGCAAAGCCACTAGAAGCTAAACGAACGCATCACAAGCATCTAGCATTTAAAAATGATACCGTTAATGGGTATCGGACTGTGACGAAACATAGTACTTCTTATCAGCATAATGGTAATAATGTCGATGTCGACAAGGAAATGGCTGATTTAGCAGAAAATCAGATTTATTATCAGGCACTCGTAGACCGGATAAATGGAAAGTTTGGAAGTTTACAAACTGTATTGAGGGGAGGAAGGTAACATGACAATGTTCAACGCGCTCCATTCCAGCGCAAGTGCATTAACAGCTCAAAGACTTCGCATGGATGTTATTTCCTCTAATATCGCAAATGCACAAACAACAAGAGCCACTATCAATGACGCTGGTGAAGTAGAGCCATATCGTAGGAAAATGGTAACCATGCAACCGCAAGCAAATTCATTTCAATCATTTTTACATAAAGCAATAGGAAATCATTCTTCTAATGGAGTTAAAGTAACTGGAATAGTGGAAGATGAAAACCCATTTAAGCAAATGTATAATCCCGAGCATCCTGATGCCAATGAAGATGGGTACGTTCAACTACCAAATGTAGATCCGTTAAAGGAAATGGTAGATTTAATGAGTGCAACTAGATCCTACGAAGCAAATATAACTTCATTAAATGCAAGTAAGTCCATGTTAATGAAAGCATTGGAAATCGGTAAATAACGTAAGCATCATTTATTCTGCCATTTTACAACTATTTTAAGGTTAATAAAATATATTGGAAGAAAATGAAATTAGTTATTAGGAAAAGGAGTGACTTGTAATGATCCTATCGATCGGAAACCAAACACAACAGCTGACGAAGATGGCACCACTTGAGGAAAAGTCAGTACGATCACCTGGCGAAGCTCAAGCAAATTTTGCAGATACATTAAAAAAAGCTATTGCTAATGTTAATGAATCTCAAGTAGCTTCAGATAAGAAAACAGAAGCACTGGCCAATGGAAACATTGATGACTTACACAATGTGATGATTGCAGCGCAAAAGTCCAGTATTACACTAGAAGCAACTGTACAAATCCAGAAAAAAGTAGTAGATGCTTATAAAGAAATTATGAGCATGCAAGTGTAAAACATAACAAAAAATAGACTAATTATTACAGCACGTTGGTGGGGGAACTTATGAAAGAGAAAATGATAAATTGGAAAAACACTACTGCGGCTTTCTGGAACAATCGTACTAAAGCGCAACGGTTAATATTTATTGGTTCCGTCGTTATTATTATTCTTTTAATCATAGCTATCGTATTCTTTACAACGAGGTCGAAGTATGTCCCATTATATAATAATTTATCTGTACAAGAAGTGGGACAAATTAAAGAGGAACTGGACACTAGAGGAGTACCATATGAATTAGAAGGTGGAGGTAAAGAAATTAAAGTACCTGAAGAGCAGGCAGACAGCTTAGTGGTCGATCTAGCGGCACAAGGGATACCTAAGAGCGGAAATATAGATTACTCCTTCTTTAGCGAAAATGCATCATGGGGTGTTACCGAAAACGAATTTAATGTTATGAAGCTGGATGCGATGCAAACAGAGTTAGCTAATTTGATCAAAGGGATAGATGGTATTCAAGATGCTAAAGTTATGATTAATATGCCGGAAGAGCCGGTATTTGTTAAGGATGCAAAACAGGAAGCGAGCGCTTCAATCGTCATTAATACAGAGCCTGGCTATAACTTTGAAAGCGGGCAAATAAATGCACTTTATCACTTAGTTTCTAAAGCCGTACCTAATTTACCGGCAGAAAATATTGCGATAACGAATCAATATTTTGAAAGTTTCGAGCAAACTGACGCGAAAGGTTCGGGAAACAATATAAAAGATGCGTATACATATCAGCAATCCATTAAAAAAGATATTGAAAAAGACATTCAGAAGCGATTACAGCAAATGCTTGGAGCTATGGTAGGTTCAGGTAATGTTATCGTGTCTGTTACATCCGATATTGACTTCACACAAGAAAATCGAACCGAGGATCTTGTTGAACCAGTTGATTTGGAAAATATGGAAGGATTGCCTGTCAGCATAGAAACCATTAAGGAAACGTATGAAGGAGCCGGAGCAGCTGCAGGTGGAGCCGTCGGTACTGGAGACGAGGATGTTGCTAACTATCAAGCGACTGATGAAGACGGTGACGGTGAATATGAAATGACAAAAGAGACCGTTAATAATGAATTTAATAAAATTAGAAAAAACATCGTCGAGAGTCCATATAAAGTTCGTGATTTAGGTATTCAAGTTGCTGTGAATCGAGTGAAGTCAGCGGATAAAAAAGACGTTGAATATTTAACACAACAAGAAGAGATGGAAGTTGAAGATGGAATCAATTCGATTATCAATTCAATTATTACTACTTCTATCGATGGTGAATATGCTGAAGATGTCGATCCAGAAGAAAATGTATCGATTGTGTTTCAGGAATTCAACGGAACGGATTCAACAGCTGCTTCCAAAGAACCATCGATACCAACATGGCTTTATGTTGTAGGTGGCATCTTGTTACTGATAATTATCGGATTAATCGTTTACTTCTTGCGTAAACGAAGAGAAGATGAGGACGAAGAAGATGAGGAAGTTTATACAGCACAATCCCAGTTAGAAGTTCCAGATTTTCCGGAAAAAGAGGAATCGGAAGTAACGATACGCAAAAAGCAATTAGAGAAAATTGCAAAAGAAAAACCAGAAGATTTTGCGAAACTATTGAGAAGCTGGATTGGAGAGGAATAGGGGGTAATAACATTGGCAAGACAAAAAGGATTACTTACTGGAAAACAAAAAGCTGCAATACTATTAATCTCCTTAGGTCCAGACGTATCAGCGCAAGTCTATAAACACTTAACGGAAGAGGAGATCGAAAAACTCAGTCTGGAAATCTCTTCAGTAAAAAAGGTAGATAATCAGCTAAAAGAAGATGTCATTGAACAATTTCATCAAATTGTACAGGCGCAAGATTATATAGCTCAAGGCGGAATCGGCTATGCCAAAACAGTCTTAGAAAAAGCTTTTGGTAAACAAGAGGCTACTAATATTATTAACCGTCTTACATCCACTTTACAGGTTAGACCATTTGATTTCGCCCGACGAGCTGATCCACAGCAAGTATTTAATTTTATACAAGGAGAACATCCACAGACAATTGCTCTCGTACTTTCCTATTTAGATCCAGAACAGGCCGGGCAGATTTTATCTGCTTTACCACAGGAAATGCAGGCAGATGTTGCGAAGCGGATTGCTACGATGGACTCGACATCACCAGAAATTATTTCTCAGGTGGAACAAGTACTGGAAAAAAATATTTCTGCTTCCTTCACCGAGGATTATACACAAACTGGTGGTATTCAGGCTGTGGTAGAAGTATTAAATGGAGTTGACAGAAGCACGGAACGAACCATCTTAGATTCTCTTGAAATCCAAGATCCGGAATTAGCTGAGGAAATAAAGAAACGGATGTTCGTATTCGAGGATATTGTTATATTGGATAACAGAGCTATTCAGCGAGTGATTCGGGAAGTGGAAAATGAAGATCTTCGTCTAGCATTGAAAGTAGCAAGTGACGAAGTGAAAGATATTGTATTTAAGAATATGTCACAGCGGATGGCTGAGACCGTTAAAGAAGAGATGGAATATATGGGTCCTGTTCGCTTACGTGATGTGGAAGAAGCACAAACAAGAATCGTTGCTACTATTCGCAGATTAGAGGATGTCGGTGAAATCGTCATAGCACGAGGTGGAGGTGATGATATCATTGTCTAATTTGTATACGGCAAATGAACGAAAACAAATTAAAATCAGAACAATCAAGCCTTTACAGACACAAATAGAAGAACAAGCTTCCTCAAATCAATCTTTACTGAAGCATGAACAGCTTGGAGGCGAGCTTAAAAAACAACAGCAGGAACTAGCTGACTTGCAGCTGAAGCGTAAAAAGCTCCTCGAACAAATAGAAATGGAAGTTCAAGCAGAAAAAGAAGCGTGGCAAACGGAAAAAATGAAATATATCGAAGCAGCAAAGCAAGAAGGATTTGAGGCAGGTTTTTCTCAAGGGAAATCAGAAAGTCTTGCTAAATATAAAGAATACTTAGTGAAAGC is a genomic window of Virgibacillus proomii containing:
- the fliE gene encoding flagellar hook-basal body complex protein FliE, with the protein product MILSIGNQTQQLTKMAPLEEKSVRSPGEAQANFADTLKKAIANVNESQVASDKKTEALANGNIDDLHNVMIAAQKSSITLEATVQIQKKVVDAYKEIMSMQV
- the fliF gene encoding flagellar basal-body MS-ring/collar protein FliF is translated as MKEKMINWKNTTAAFWNNRTKAQRLIFIGSVVIIILLIIAIVFFTTRSKYVPLYNNLSVQEVGQIKEELDTRGVPYELEGGGKEIKVPEEQADSLVVDLAAQGIPKSGNIDYSFFSENASWGVTENEFNVMKLDAMQTELANLIKGIDGIQDAKVMINMPEEPVFVKDAKQEASASIVINTEPGYNFESGQINALYHLVSKAVPNLPAENIAITNQYFESFEQTDAKGSGNNIKDAYTYQQSIKKDIEKDIQKRLQQMLGAMVGSGNVIVSVTSDIDFTQENRTEDLVEPVDLENMEGLPVSIETIKETYEGAGAAAGGAVGTGDEDVANYQATDEDGDGEYEMTKETVNNEFNKIRKNIVESPYKVRDLGIQVAVNRVKSADKKDVEYLTQQEEMEVEDGINSIINSIITTSIDGEYAEDVDPEENVSIVFQEFNGTDSTAASKEPSIPTWLYVVGGILLLIIIGLIVYFLRKRREDEDEEDEEVYTAQSQLEVPDFPEKEESEVTIRKKQLEKIAKEKPEDFAKLLRSWIGEE
- the fliG gene encoding flagellar motor switch protein FliG, yielding MARQKGLLTGKQKAAILLISLGPDVSAQVYKHLTEEEIEKLSLEISSVKKVDNQLKEDVIEQFHQIVQAQDYIAQGGIGYAKTVLEKAFGKQEATNIINRLTSTLQVRPFDFARRADPQQVFNFIQGEHPQTIALVLSYLDPEQAGQILSALPQEMQADVAKRIATMDSTSPEIISQVEQVLEKNISASFTEDYTQTGGIQAVVEVLNGVDRSTERTILDSLEIQDPELAEEIKKRMFVFEDIVILDNRAIQRVIREVENEDLRLALKVASDEVKDIVFKNMSQRMAETVKEEMEYMGPVRLRDVEEAQTRIVATIRRLEDVGEIVIARGGGDDIIV